A DNA window from Paenibacillus sp. HWE-109 contains the following coding sequences:
- a CDS encoding VOC family protein, translating into MGFQAKQMFVNLPVKDLKQTIAFFTKIGFEFNQQFTDDNATCMIIGENIYAMLLVEPYFQTFITKEIVDTSKQTEAIIALSVASKAEVDEVVNTALAAGGSPSKEPQDHGFMYSRSFQDIDGHLWEVFYMDESALQQG; encoded by the coding sequence ATGGGATTCCAAGCTAAACAAATGTTCGTTAATTTACCGGTCAAAGATTTGAAGCAAACCATCGCTTTTTTCACCAAAATCGGATTCGAATTCAATCAGCAATTCACGGACGATAACGCAACCTGCATGATTATTGGCGAAAATATTTATGCCATGCTGCTTGTCGAGCCCTACTTCCAAACATTCATCACCAAAGAAATCGTCGATACGAGCAAGCAAACTGAAGCTATCATAGCCCTTTCCGTAGCTAGCAAAGCTGAAGTTGATGAGGTCGTGAATACCGCCCTCGCAGCTGGCGGATCCCCTTCCAAGGAACCGCAAGACCACGGCTTCATGTACTCCAGGAGTTTCCAGGACATTGATGGACATCTATGGGAAGTTTTCTATATGGACGAAAGTGCCCTTCAGCAGGGCTAA
- a CDS encoding MFS transporter: MMQKPYKRKLLLSAGISWLFDAMDVGIISFIVAALAVEWNLGSQQVGLLVAINSIGMAFGAVVAGSLADRYGRRTILLATLLIFSAASGLSALATSFVILCVLRFVTGFGLGGELPVASTLVSESFSAHERGRAVVLLESFWACGWIIAALIAYFVIPVYGWRAAFLIGALPALYALYLRRAIQDSPRFTESKSPKLSFRERTASLWSMKHRRATVTLWVLWFTVVFSYYGMFLWLPTVMVLKGFSLVKSFEYVLIMTLAQIPGYFTAAYFIEKFGRKFVLVTYLLLTAGSALWFSHAETEGMLIAAGISLSFFNLGAWGAMYAYTPELYPTEVRSTGVGFAASFGRVGGIIGPYLVGLLVAGGQAITSIFMVFFVAIVVGAVVLLVFGKETKGTDPDDSLELG; this comes from the coding sequence ATGATGCAAAAACCTTATAAACGCAAATTGCTGCTAAGCGCAGGCATCAGCTGGCTGTTCGACGCTATGGATGTTGGAATCATCTCCTTTATCGTTGCTGCGCTAGCCGTAGAATGGAACCTGGGTTCGCAGCAAGTCGGATTGTTAGTTGCGATTAATTCCATTGGAATGGCGTTCGGAGCGGTAGTAGCAGGCTCGCTTGCTGATCGATATGGGCGACGGACCATATTGTTAGCGACACTGCTGATTTTCTCCGCTGCGAGCGGACTATCGGCACTAGCGACAAGCTTCGTCATACTGTGTGTGCTGCGTTTTGTTACCGGATTCGGGCTGGGGGGAGAGCTTCCCGTAGCTTCTACGCTCGTTTCGGAGTCCTTCTCGGCTCATGAACGCGGGCGTGCGGTTGTGCTGCTAGAGAGTTTCTGGGCGTGCGGGTGGATTATAGCTGCGCTGATAGCGTACTTCGTCATTCCGGTATACGGGTGGCGAGCGGCCTTTCTAATAGGCGCTTTGCCGGCTTTGTACGCGTTGTATCTAAGGCGGGCCATTCAGGATTCGCCGCGCTTTACAGAATCTAAAAGTCCGAAGCTATCCTTTCGAGAACGCACTGCTTCCCTGTGGTCCATGAAACATCGCAGAGCGACGGTCACCCTCTGGGTATTGTGGTTTACGGTCGTGTTTTCCTATTATGGCATGTTCCTATGGCTGCCTACGGTTATGGTGTTGAAGGGCTTCAGTCTTGTAAAAAGCTTCGAATATGTGCTGATTATGACACTTGCACAAATTCCGGGATACTTTACAGCGGCTTACTTCATAGAGAAATTTGGCCGCAAATTTGTGCTCGTCACCTACCTGCTGTTGACGGCCGGAAGTGCTTTATGGTTTAGTCATGCGGAAACTGAAGGGATGCTTATAGCCGCGGGTATCAGCTTGTCCTTCTTTAACCTGGGTGCATGGGGCGCCATGTACGCCTATACACCTGAGTTGTATCCGACGGAGGTGCGCTCAACGGGAGTAGGCTTTGCTGCTTCCTTCGGACGCGTCGGCGGGATTATCGGTCCCTATCTCGTCGGTTTGCTAGTGGCAGGAGGACAGGCCATTACCTCCATATTCATGGTGTTTTTTGTGGCTATTGTTGTTGGAGCCGTTGTGCTGCTGGTATTCGGCAAAGAGACCAAAGGCACGGATCCGGATGACAGCTTGGAGCTTGGATGA
- a CDS encoding DUF3231 family protein, translating into MDVKNPISSAELGTLWLTYQQKTLILRVLEYFIEKTEDSEARNIMGGLWQDLSYYVNKIKDLFELQGIVIPVGFGKEDVHLDAPKLYDNGFDIMFLRVLKEISMGLYTVNMNMSYRSEVMDIYEGLTVVTQKTYRRSTEYLLKKGILTIPPKVTMPQSTEFIESKSYLKGFNLWGDKRALNTIELGVLHHGIETNNVGMQVITGFAQCASNPEVKDYFVKGKELAKKQIQTFEGILLENDIQFSATSGCTVTTSTLPPFSDKLMMFCVYLLNGFGLVSSSFGTVFTLRNDVTLKTAWIAKDIYFYTHDGIKIMIKNGWLEEPPQMEDRHQLIHH; encoded by the coding sequence TTGGACGTTAAAAACCCTATAAGCTCAGCAGAGCTAGGAACGCTGTGGCTTACCTATCAGCAAAAAACACTCATATTAAGAGTTCTGGAATATTTTATCGAAAAAACAGAGGATTCAGAAGCAAGAAATATAATGGGTGGGTTATGGCAAGATCTGAGTTATTATGTTAACAAAATAAAAGATCTGTTCGAGCTTCAAGGCATTGTCATTCCTGTTGGGTTTGGGAAAGAAGATGTCCATTTAGACGCTCCTAAACTGTACGACAACGGTTTTGATATCATGTTCCTTCGCGTTTTAAAAGAAATTAGCATGGGGTTGTACACCGTTAATATGAATATGTCCTATCGCTCGGAAGTGATGGATATCTACGAGGGACTGACCGTGGTTACGCAAAAAACGTACCGAAGATCGACGGAGTACCTGCTAAAGAAAGGGATTCTCACGATCCCTCCGAAAGTGACCATGCCACAATCAACCGAATTTATTGAAAGTAAAAGTTATTTAAAGGGATTTAATCTCTGGGGAGATAAAAGAGCTTTGAATACCATTGAGTTAGGCGTTCTTCATCATGGGATTGAAACCAATAATGTCGGCATGCAAGTAATTACCGGCTTTGCTCAATGTGCGAGCAATCCGGAGGTGAAGGACTATTTCGTCAAAGGAAAAGAACTTGCCAAGAAACAAATCCAAACCTTTGAAGGAATTCTTCTGGAGAATGATATTCAGTTCTCCGCCACTTCGGGATGCACGGTAACCACGTCTACCCTGCCCCCCTTTTCCGATAAGCTGATGATGTTCTGCGTTTATCTTCTTAATGGATTCGGTCTGGTCAGCAGCAGCTTCGGGACTGTTTTTACTTTGAGAAATGATGTAACGCTGAAAACAGCTTGGATTGCGAAGGATATTTATTTTTACACGCATGATGGCATTAAAATCATGATTAAAAATGGTTGGCTGGAAGAACCTCCGCAAATGGAAGATAGGCATCAACTTATTCATCACTAG
- a CDS encoding oxalate decarboxylase family bicupin encodes MERIPQPIRSDGAGWVDKGPRDVLRDLENPNMFVPPATDAGLIPNLKFSFSDSHMQLNLGGWSREITVRELPIATTLAGVNMSLTPGGVRELHWHQQAEWAYMILGSARITSVDQHGRNFIADVGPGDLWYFPPGLPHSIQGLEDGCEFLLVFDDGHFSDLNTLSISDWFAHTPPDVLSANFGAPINAFNHIPSEQVYIYQDVVPGPIESQQVSSPYGTIPQSFSHKLLAQPPLKTPGGSVRIVDSTNFPISQTVAAALVEIEPGAMRELHWHPNQDEWQYYLTGQGRMTVFAGNGAARTFDYRAGDVGYVPFAFGHYIQNTGTESLWFLEMFKSNRFEDVSLNQWMALTPASLVKSNLHVGPELLDTLRKTEWPVVKYPGFSYYPSPIPPSKY; translated from the coding sequence ATGGAACGTATTCCACAACCGATTAGAAGCGATGGTGCTGGTTGGGTCGACAAAGGCCCCCGCGATGTTCTGAGAGACCTTGAGAATCCCAATATGTTTGTTCCTCCGGCTACAGATGCAGGATTAATTCCCAACCTTAAATTCTCTTTCTCAGACTCGCATATGCAATTGAACCTGGGCGGATGGTCGCGCGAGATCACCGTTCGCGAACTGCCTATCGCCACCACACTTGCCGGTGTGAATATGAGCTTAACCCCTGGCGGTGTGCGTGAATTGCATTGGCATCAGCAAGCAGAATGGGCCTATATGATACTGGGCAGCGCAAGAATTACCTCCGTTGATCAACACGGCCGTAATTTCATTGCAGACGTAGGCCCTGGCGATCTATGGTATTTCCCTCCAGGACTGCCCCATTCCATCCAAGGACTTGAAGACGGCTGTGAATTCCTGCTCGTCTTTGATGATGGCCACTTCTCAGACCTCAATACACTCTCGATTTCGGATTGGTTTGCCCATACGCCTCCAGATGTCCTATCTGCTAATTTTGGCGCGCCGATCAACGCCTTTAACCATATTCCTTCGGAACAGGTTTATATTTATCAAGATGTCGTCCCGGGTCCCATAGAAAGTCAACAAGTTTCTTCTCCTTATGGTACCATCCCGCAGAGTTTCTCTCATAAACTGCTGGCGCAGCCGCCTCTCAAAACACCAGGCGGAAGTGTGCGTATTGTGGACTCCACCAACTTCCCTATTTCCCAAACCGTCGCAGCCGCTCTCGTCGAAATTGAACCTGGCGCTATGCGTGAGCTGCACTGGCATCCCAACCAAGATGAATGGCAATATTATCTTACCGGGCAAGGGCGCATGACCGTTTTTGCCGGTAACGGGGCAGCCCGAACATTCGACTACAGAGCCGGAGATGTCGGTTATGTGCCTTTTGCCTTCGGTCATTACATTCAAAATACCGGGACGGAGTCCCTATGGTTTTTGGAGATGTTCAAAAGCAATCGTTTTGAAGATGTCTCGCTGAATCAATGGATGGCCCTCACACCCGCCAGCTTGGTAAAAAGCAACTTGCATGTCGGCCCTGAACTGCTCGATACGCTGCGCAAGACAGAATGGCCTGTTGTGAAATACCCCGGATTTTCTTATTATCCCAGCCCTATTCCCCCTTCCAAATATTGA
- a CDS encoding invasin domain 3-containing protein has translation MKGMKQGNRWIAILLIVMVAISGVTGGQATAASGVLDQAQVNVTGNVWVNHDYPRYQTFTPAITGYLSKIDLNIFDSYGTPGAISLSIYKEGDLSTPLATAQLASFGVGWVALDFSGASPYLKKNTMYRMVASTEFGGASSGFGWYSSNNNPYPGGMGMVANLDFSFRTYMVADYSISPTESGISSANASLVADGTSQTTLSVKLKDAQGSDLTSGGATVAITSTLGTVGPVTDNQNGTYTALLTAPTVLGTATVQANVGGSALAATASVQFVTGAPSPAHSTLAAGDASLTADGTSQTTLSVKLKDAQGHALTSGGAAVAITSTLGTVGPVTDNQNGTYTAVLTAPTALGTATVQASVGGSALAATASVQFVTGAPSPAHSTLAAGDASLTADGTSQTTLSVKLKDAQGHALTSGGAAVAITSTLGTVGPVTDNQNGTYTAVLTAPTALGTATVQASVGGSALAATASVQFVTGAPSPARSTLAAGDASLTADGTSETTLSVKLKDAQGHALTSGGAAVAITSTLGTVGPVTDNQNGTYTALLKAPVALGTATVQASVGGSALAATASVQFVTGAPSPAHSTLAAGDASLTADGTSQTTLSVKLKDAQGHALTSGGAAVAITSTLGTVGPVTDNQNGTYTALLTAPVTLGTATVQASVGGSALAATASVQFVTGAPSPAHSTLAAGDASLTADGTSQTTLSVKLKDAQGHALTSGGATVAITSTLGTVGPVTDNQNGSYTALLTAPVTLGTATVRASLGGSALAATASVQFVTGPVSSSRSTVTTSDLVVRADGHSKASILIKLKDEYDHPIVGKRVLLQANGGQSVIDAVYEVTNEDGLANYLVSNTTAENVTYSAKDGTSNLSLLQTVNIAFTYDQPPNIELRTDPVIPTFGNVTVTVTATVYGEFNRVAAIKWAAGSRALSYFDTQGVQINDHFTVQENGIYSVYVLDTAGNANVSLLEVQNIVPLSSNANLTGWQLTGLGGVVKFDFDAGKISNRVDVSHSVYGLKMILTTTDVYSSVYVNGIQVAGSSMTDEYALITGENLFEITVKAQDGSIKTYSLSVVRALPSPEPDSSSSSETNPTAANRSLKVRINDQGVSGIATFQIDANGVKSIDVLLDLGTLKKVLDPLNRAADANLTISIDDEAGKVALRIPGDALDLLAKKSAILTLQTQLGQYRLPLAEVVNQTTIWTDGGEAQITIEHGKGEKMRELQDAANKGGFQLMADPIYFDVHVLQEGKRRELASFTRFVERAIYLPSSMAGTASTVVVWDQQSGVRPVPTEFIQVDGHSVALIHSLTNSAYVVVSKKLQLSDTQGHWAASEIAKISGRMIVQGIDESRFAPDVAITRAELAALLVRALGLPIGGNHTDFRDVAEASWYSGAVAAAKAYGMMDGFSEGTFGPNQEVSRQEAIVTFVRALKLADAPSLTGHASEQVDLAVYADRSQISNWASDAIKTALAAGIMNGYGNELRPQKSLTRAETTVLLYRMLLQAGFINE, from the coding sequence ATGAAGGGTATGAAGCAAGGCAATAGATGGATTGCCATCCTGCTTATAGTGATGGTTGCTATCTCCGGAGTAACTGGTGGACAAGCAACAGCAGCTTCCGGTGTTTTGGATCAAGCGCAGGTAAACGTAACTGGGAATGTTTGGGTTAATCATGATTATCCTCGTTATCAGACATTTACCCCGGCAATTACTGGTTATCTTAGTAAGATTGATCTCAACATATTCGATTCATACGGTACACCCGGAGCCATTAGTTTAAGCATCTATAAGGAAGGCGATCTTTCGACGCCGCTTGCTACTGCTCAGTTGGCGTCGTTCGGAGTAGGCTGGGTAGCGCTGGATTTCTCTGGTGCATCGCCGTATTTGAAGAAGAATACAATGTATAGAATGGTTGCCTCCACGGAGTTCGGAGGAGCTTCTTCTGGTTTTGGATGGTATAGCAGTAATAACAATCCGTATCCAGGCGGTATGGGTATGGTCGCTAATCTTGACTTCTCTTTCAGAACCTATATGGTCGCGGATTATTCGATATCCCCGACTGAGAGTGGGATTTCAAGTGCTAATGCCAGCCTTGTAGCAGATGGAACAAGTCAGACGACGCTCAGCGTGAAGCTGAAAGACGCGCAGGGTAGTGATTTGACGAGCGGCGGCGCGACGGTAGCGATCACGTCGACCTTAGGGACGGTTGGCCCGGTGACGGACAACCAGAACGGCACCTACACGGCGTTGCTGACAGCTCCAACGGTGCTGGGCACCGCGACTGTTCAAGCCAACGTCGGCGGCAGCGCGTTGGCAGCGACGGCCAGCGTGCAGTTCGTGACTGGCGCGCCGTCCCCGGCGCACAGCACGCTGGCAGCCGGCGACGCTTCCTTGACGGCTGACGGGACAAGTCAGACGACGCTTAGCGTGAAGCTGAAAGACGCGCAGGGCCATGCTTTGACGAGTGGCGGCGCGGCGGTAGCGATCACGTCGACCTTAGGGACGGTTGGCCCGGTGACGGACAACCAGAACGGCACTTACACGGCGGTGCTGACAGCTCCAACGGCGCTGGGCACCGCGACTGTGCAAGCCAGCGTAGGCGGCAGCGCGTTGGCAGCGACGGCCAGCGTGCAGTTCGTGACTGGCGCGCCGTCCCCGGCGCACAGCACGCTGGCAGCCGGCGACGCTTCCTTGACGGCTGACGGGACAAGTCAGACGACGCTCAGCGTGAAGCTGAAAGACGCGCAGGGCCATGCTTTGACGAGTGGCGGCGCGGCGGTAGCGATCACGTCGACCTTAGGGACGGTTGGCCCGGTGACGGACAACCAGAACGGCACTTACACGGCGGTGCTGACAGCTCCAACGGCGCTGGGCACCGCGACTGTGCAAGCCAGCGTAGGCGGCAGCGCGTTGGCAGCGACGGCCAGCGTGCAGTTCGTGACTGGCGCACCGTCCCCGGCGCGCAGCACGCTAGCAGCCGGCGACGCTTCCTTGACGGCTGACGGGACAAGTGAGACGACGCTCAGCGTGAAGCTGAAAGACGCGCAAGGCCATGCTTTGACGAGTGGCGGCGCCGCGGTAGCGATCACGTCGACCTTAGGGACGGTTGGCCCGGTGACGGACAATCAGAACGGCACCTACACGGCGTTGCTGAAAGCTCCGGTGGCGCTGGGCACCGCGACTGTTCAAGCCAGCGTAGGCGGCAGCGCGTTGGCAGCGACGGCCAGCGTACAGTTCGTGACTGGCGCGCCGTCCCCGGCGCACAGCACGCTAGCGGCCGGCGACGCTTCCTTGACGGCTGACGGGACAAGTCAGACGACGCTCAGCGTGAAGCTGAAAGACGCGCAGGGCCATGCTTTGACGAGTGGCGGCGCCGCGGTAGCGATCACGTCGACCTTAGGGACGGTTGGCCCGGTGACGGACAACCAGAACGGTACTTACACGGCGTTGCTGACAGCTCCGGTGACACTGGGCACCGCGACTGTGCAAGCCAGCGTAGGCGGCAGCGCGTTGGCAGCGACGGCCAGCGTGCAGTTCGTGACTGGCGCGCCGTCCCCGGCGCACAGCACGCTGGCGGCGGGCGACGCTTCCTTGACGGCTGACGGGACAAGTCAGACGACGCTCAGCGTGAAGCTGAAAGACGCGCAGGGCCATGCTTTGACGAGCGGCGGCGCGACGGTAGCGATCACGTCGACCTTAGGGACGGTTGGCCCGGTGACGGACAATCAGAACGGCAGCTACACGGCGTTGCTGACAGCTCCTGTGACGCTGGGCACCGCAACTGTACGAGCAAGCCTTGGCGGCAGCGCGTTGGCAGCGACGGCCAGCGTGCAGTTCGTGACTGGGCCGGTGAGTTCGTCTCGCTCTACAGTTACGACCAGCGATCTAGTCGTACGAGCAGACGGTCACAGCAAAGCCTCCATTCTTATCAAACTCAAGGATGAGTATGATCACCCGATCGTTGGAAAACGCGTGCTGCTTCAAGCGAACGGCGGTCAGTCGGTCATCGACGCCGTCTACGAAGTAACCAATGAAGATGGCCTTGCCAACTATTTGGTGAGCAATACCACTGCAGAGAATGTCACTTATTCGGCCAAGGATGGAACGAGCAATCTATCGTTGCTCCAAACCGTGAATATTGCGTTTACATATGACCAGCCGCCGAATATCGAACTGCGGACAGATCCTGTTATCCCTACCTTCGGGAATGTGACCGTTACAGTAACGGCGACTGTATATGGTGAATTCAATCGAGTAGCAGCGATCAAGTGGGCAGCGGGAAGCAGGGCCCTCTCCTATTTTGATACACAGGGCGTGCAGATCAATGACCATTTTACCGTACAAGAGAACGGGATATATTCTGTTTATGTCTTAGATACAGCGGGCAACGCCAACGTTAGTTTGCTTGAAGTGCAGAACATTGTTCCTTTGAGCAGCAATGCGAATTTGACTGGTTGGCAGCTTACAGGCTTAGGCGGGGTGGTAAAGTTTGATTTTGATGCGGGGAAAATAAGCAATCGTGTGGATGTCAGTCATTCGGTCTATGGGTTGAAAATGATCCTGACAACCACGGATGTTTATTCATCCGTTTATGTGAATGGAATACAGGTCGCCGGCAGCTCAATGACCGATGAATATGCCTTAATAACGGGTGAAAACCTGTTCGAGATTACGGTCAAAGCACAAGATGGTTCGATTAAAACGTATTCGCTGAGCGTAGTCCGGGCACTGCCAAGCCCCGAACCCGATTCTTCTAGTTCCAGTGAGACGAATCCGACAGCCGCCAATCGTTCCCTCAAAGTTCGGATAAACGACCAAGGTGTTTCCGGAATCGCCACTTTCCAAATCGATGCGAATGGTGTGAAATCCATCGATGTTCTCTTGGATTTGGGCACGCTGAAGAAAGTACTCGACCCGCTGAACCGCGCGGCCGATGCAAATCTCACCATTTCAATAGATGACGAGGCGGGCAAAGTAGCTCTGCGAATCCCCGGGGATGCACTTGATCTTCTTGCTAAGAAATCGGCGATACTTACTTTGCAAACTCAGTTGGGTCAATACCGCTTGCCGCTAGCCGAAGTCGTGAACCAGACAACGATCTGGACCGATGGTGGGGAAGCTCAGATAACAATCGAGCATGGCAAAGGCGAAAAGATGCGTGAACTGCAGGATGCCGCGAATAAAGGCGGATTCCAACTAATGGCCGATCCGATTTATTTTGATGTGCATGTCCTGCAGGAAGGGAAGAGAAGAGAGCTTGCCAGCTTCACCCGTTTCGTCGAAAGAGCCATTTACTTGCCAAGCAGTATGGCTGGAACGGCTTCAACAGTTGTCGTGTGGGATCAGCAGTCCGGTGTGCGTCCGGTTCCCACGGAATTCATTCAGGTCGATGGACATTCCGTTGCCCTTATCCACAGTCTTACAAATAGCGCATATGTAGTAGTTTCCAAAAAGCTTCAATTATCAGACACGCAAGGACACTGGGCGGCATCAGAAATCGCCAAAATTTCGGGGAGAATGATCGTGCAGGGCATAGATGAAAGTCGCTTCGCTCCTGACGTCGCGATTACTCGGGCTGAACTCGCGGCGCTGCTTGTCAGAGCGCTGGGTCTGCCGATAGGCGGGAATCATACGGATTTTCGCGACGTAGCCGAGGCGAGTTGGTATAGCGGAGCTGTAGCAGCAGCGAAAGCATACGGTATGATGGACGGCTTCTCGGAAGGAACATTTGGCCCTAATCAAGAGGTATCGCGACAAGAAGCGATCGTAACGTTCGTACGTGCCCTGAAGTTAGCCGATGCCCCTTCACTTACCGGTCATGCAAGCGAGCAGGTGGATTTAGCGGTCTATGCGGATCGCAGTCAGATTAGTAATTGGGCAAGCGATGCTATCAAGACAGCATTAGCTGCTGGAATAATGAATGGCTATGGCAATGAATTACGTCCACAGAAGTCATTAACTCGTGCGGAAACGACAGTGCTTCTGTATCGGATGCTGCTCCAAGCAGGGTTTATCAATGAGTGA
- a CDS encoding SRPBCC family protein: MTENRSTNHTFTAIEGRELTVKRVLSAPRELVFQTWIDPQHLSNWWGPQGFTITIQAIDVKPGGVWRYIMHGPDGIDYDNKITYIEVIRPERLVYSHGDFEEDEQFRVTVTFAEQGNTTELTMSSLFKSAEELEMVVKQYGAVEGAKQTLDRLEEELAKLSH; this comes from the coding sequence ATGACTGAAAACCGATCAACCAACCATACATTCACTGCAATCGAAGGTCGAGAGCTCACTGTCAAACGTGTGTTATCCGCGCCGCGCGAACTGGTTTTTCAAACTTGGATCGATCCGCAGCATTTGTCGAATTGGTGGGGGCCGCAAGGCTTTACCATCACGATACAAGCCATTGATGTGAAGCCAGGCGGGGTGTGGCGCTATATCATGCATGGACCTGATGGAATCGACTACGACAACAAGATAACTTACATCGAAGTGATCCGCCCGGAGCGCCTCGTTTATTCGCATGGCGACTTTGAGGAAGACGAACAATTCCGAGTGACGGTTACCTTTGCGGAGCAAGGAAATACAACGGAGCTGACTATGAGTTCGCTCTTCAAATCCGCTGAGGAACTGGAAATGGTTGTGAAGCAATACGGCGCAGTTGAAGGCGCTAAACAAACGCTTGATCGTCTGGAAGAAGAATTGGCCAAACTGTCGCATTAA